One window of the Nicotiana tabacum cultivar K326 chromosome 4, ASM71507v2, whole genome shotgun sequence genome contains the following:
- the LOC107782725 gene encoding low-temperature-induced 65 kDa protein isoform X1, producing MEAQLHHPQDTGLHLGEGQGQVHDEGEQHHHKKSVLKKVKAKAKKIKDTLKHGLGHDHEHEHEHEHHPLQGEHEEEEEDGTDDEEMEEGAEVHGGPYAIRSKDIRKEDVGPMVNLENPTSPKEDRYDATMKKEEVHRPVLQRQDEFARPPSMEEAHFPEERHRPPFAETYQTKGTDHVTAHGKQEHQGLQGHKIGAQTGLEDRYTPHFREERYTPPFSETCEKHENVGAPTGLENPMHRPHAAADTHATMDIDYVTAHGKLEDQGLLGHKIGVPTGIEEDPHAPKGRPELSPNPTNYQSKVADPTGANNEEAGVSPLVRSFENMGVHDAPETTLNQRTEQIRPELGAGETKFDRGTEHSLYTGSHDQFAPQEAPTDFLSVPKQTESLPKSMNPSKPEDSPQDTLTGKPGSYTEKISSATSAIADKAVAAKNVVASKLGYGGTEEESSKSHATGSDEDKAKTNSAAELAQKAVSTVAEKLAPVYEKVAGAGTTVMAKVQGTATGVTGHESRGGVDAEHEDKTKATDKGVSMKEYLAEKFKPGEEDKALSEVISGSLSRQKEKTEETGEEKLIGKVTESEEVERRLGPIEDAKKEEDGASGETQVGEGFGQGAVDRLKDVVTTWLGKGGETQTSTNGTNSAVDGGAVVGRGT from the exons ATGGAGGCGCAACTGCACCATCCCCAGGATACCGGGTTGCACTTAG GGGAAGGCCAGGGTCAAGTTCATGATGAAGGTGAACAACATCATCATAAGAAATCAGTACTTAAGAAGGTTAAGGCAAAAGCAAAAAAGATCAAGGATACTCTTAAGCATGGTCTTGGACACGATCACGAACATGAGCACGAGCACGAGCATCATCCACTGCAAGGTGAacacgaggaagaagaagaagatggaactGACGATGAAGAAATGGAGGAAGGTGCAGAAGTTCATGGTGGACCCT ACGCTATTAGGAGTAAAGATATTCGAAAAGAGGATGTTGGGCCAATGGTCAATTTAGAGAATCCAACTAGCCCAAAGGAGGATCGTTACGATGCGACAATGAAAAAAGAAGAGGTGCATAGGCCAGTTTTGCAGAGGCAAGACGAATTTGCAAGGCCACCATCTATGGAGGAAGCTCACTTCCCTGAAGAGAGGCATAGACCACCTTTTGCTGAGACTTATCAGACTAAGGGCACTGATCATGTTACTGCCCATGGAAAACAAGAACACCAAGGACTGCAGGGGCATAAAATTGGAGCACAAACAGGCTTAGAAGATCGTTACACCCCCCACTTCCGAGAAGAGAGATACACACCACCTTTTTCTGAGACTTGTGAGAAGCATGAAAATGTTGGAGCACCAACAGGTCTAGAGAATCCTATGCATAGGCCACATGCTGCTGCTGATACACATGCGACTATGGACATTGATTATGTTACTGCCCATGGGAAATTAGAAGATCAAGGACTTCTGGGGCACAAAATTGGAGTACCAACAGGCATAGAGGAGGATCCTCACGCCCCTAAAGGCCGTCCCGAGTTGAGCCCGAATCCAACCAACTATCAGAGTAAAGTCGCTGATCCAACAGGTGCCA ATAATGAGGAGGCAGGAGTTAGTCCACTTGTTCGATCATTCGAGAACATGGGTGTGCACGATGCTCCAGAAACAACACTAAACCAACGGACTGAACAAATAAGGCCAGAGCTAGGAGCAGGGGAAACGAAATTTGATCGAGGAACAGAACACAGCCTATATACAGGATCACATGATCAATTTGCACCACAGGAAGCACCTACTGATTTTCTCTCAGTTCCTAAACAGACTGAATCACTTCCTAAAAGCATGAATCCTAGCAAGCCAGAAGATTCACCTCAGGACACACTAACTGGAAAACCAGGTAGCTATACAGAGAAAATTTCATCCGCCACATCAGCAATTGCTGATAAGGCAGTTGCAGCTAAGAATGTTGTTGCCTCCAAGCTTGGCTATGGTGGCACAGAGGAGGAATCTAGCAAGTCACATGCAACCGGAAGTGATGAAGATAAAGCAAAAACAAACTCAGCAGCTGAATTAGCACAAAAAGCTGTGAGCACAGTGGCAGAAAAACTTGCTCCTGTTTATGAAAAAGTGGCGGGTGCTGGCACCACAGTCATGGCAAAAGTTCAGGGCACAGCAACTGGAGTAACAGGACATGAAAGCAGGGGAGGAGTTGATGCAGAGCATGAAGACAAGACTAAAGCTACCGATAAAGGAGTTTCAATGAAGGAGTATTTGGCCGAGAAATTTAAGCCTGGAGAGGAGGACAAGGCGCTGTCTGAGGTGATTTCAGGTTCACTTTCAAGACAGAAGGAGAAAACAGAGGAAACAGGGGAGGAAAAGCTAATTGGGAAGGTAACGGAATCGGAGGAAGTGGAGAGGCGATTAGGTCCTATTGAAGacgcaaagaaagaagaagatggtGCTTCTGGAGAAACACAAGTTGGCGAAGGCTTTGGACAGGGTGCAGTGGATAGGCTTAAAGATGTTGTAACTACGTGGCTTGGGAAAGGTGGTGAAACACAGACGTCCACAAATG GAACAAATTCTGCTGTGGATGGAGGTGCTGTAGTTGGAAGGGGTACATGA
- the LOC107782725 gene encoding low-temperature-induced 65 kDa protein isoform X2: MEAQLHHPQDTGLHLGEGQGQVHDEGEQHHHKKSVLKKVKAKAKKIKDTLKHGLGHDHEHEHEHEHHPLQGEHEEEEEDGTDDEEMEEGAEVHGGPYAIRSKDIRKEDVGPMVNLENPTSPKEDRYDATMKKEEVHRPVLQRQDEFARPPSMEEAHFPEERHRPPFAETYQTKGTDHVTAHGKQEHQGLQGHKIGAQTGLEDRYTPHFREERYTPPFSETCEKHENVGAPTGLENPMHRPHAAADTHATMDIDYVTAHGKLEDQGLLGHKIGVPTGIEEDPHAPKGRPELSPNPTNYQSKVADPTDNEEAGVSPLVRSFENMGVHDAPETTLNQRTEQIRPELGAGETKFDRGTEHSLYTGSHDQFAPQEAPTDFLSVPKQTESLPKSMNPSKPEDSPQDTLTGKPGSYTEKISSATSAIADKAVAAKNVVASKLGYGGTEEESSKSHATGSDEDKAKTNSAAELAQKAVSTVAEKLAPVYEKVAGAGTTVMAKVQGTATGVTGHESRGGVDAEHEDKTKATDKGVSMKEYLAEKFKPGEEDKALSEVISGSLSRQKEKTEETGEEKLIGKVTESEEVERRLGPIEDAKKEEDGASGETQVGEGFGQGAVDRLKDVVTTWLGKGGETQTSTNGTNSAVDGGAVVGRGT, translated from the exons ATGGAGGCGCAACTGCACCATCCCCAGGATACCGGGTTGCACTTAG GGGAAGGCCAGGGTCAAGTTCATGATGAAGGTGAACAACATCATCATAAGAAATCAGTACTTAAGAAGGTTAAGGCAAAAGCAAAAAAGATCAAGGATACTCTTAAGCATGGTCTTGGACACGATCACGAACATGAGCACGAGCACGAGCATCATCCACTGCAAGGTGAacacgaggaagaagaagaagatggaactGACGATGAAGAAATGGAGGAAGGTGCAGAAGTTCATGGTGGACCCT ACGCTATTAGGAGTAAAGATATTCGAAAAGAGGATGTTGGGCCAATGGTCAATTTAGAGAATCCAACTAGCCCAAAGGAGGATCGTTACGATGCGACAATGAAAAAAGAAGAGGTGCATAGGCCAGTTTTGCAGAGGCAAGACGAATTTGCAAGGCCACCATCTATGGAGGAAGCTCACTTCCCTGAAGAGAGGCATAGACCACCTTTTGCTGAGACTTATCAGACTAAGGGCACTGATCATGTTACTGCCCATGGAAAACAAGAACACCAAGGACTGCAGGGGCATAAAATTGGAGCACAAACAGGCTTAGAAGATCGTTACACCCCCCACTTCCGAGAAGAGAGATACACACCACCTTTTTCTGAGACTTGTGAGAAGCATGAAAATGTTGGAGCACCAACAGGTCTAGAGAATCCTATGCATAGGCCACATGCTGCTGCTGATACACATGCGACTATGGACATTGATTATGTTACTGCCCATGGGAAATTAGAAGATCAAGGACTTCTGGGGCACAAAATTGGAGTACCAACAGGCATAGAGGAGGATCCTCACGCCCCTAAAGGCCGTCCCGAGTTGAGCCCGAATCCAACCAACTATCAGAGTAAAGTCGCTGATCCAACAG ATAATGAGGAGGCAGGAGTTAGTCCACTTGTTCGATCATTCGAGAACATGGGTGTGCACGATGCTCCAGAAACAACACTAAACCAACGGACTGAACAAATAAGGCCAGAGCTAGGAGCAGGGGAAACGAAATTTGATCGAGGAACAGAACACAGCCTATATACAGGATCACATGATCAATTTGCACCACAGGAAGCACCTACTGATTTTCTCTCAGTTCCTAAACAGACTGAATCACTTCCTAAAAGCATGAATCCTAGCAAGCCAGAAGATTCACCTCAGGACACACTAACTGGAAAACCAGGTAGCTATACAGAGAAAATTTCATCCGCCACATCAGCAATTGCTGATAAGGCAGTTGCAGCTAAGAATGTTGTTGCCTCCAAGCTTGGCTATGGTGGCACAGAGGAGGAATCTAGCAAGTCACATGCAACCGGAAGTGATGAAGATAAAGCAAAAACAAACTCAGCAGCTGAATTAGCACAAAAAGCTGTGAGCACAGTGGCAGAAAAACTTGCTCCTGTTTATGAAAAAGTGGCGGGTGCTGGCACCACAGTCATGGCAAAAGTTCAGGGCACAGCAACTGGAGTAACAGGACATGAAAGCAGGGGAGGAGTTGATGCAGAGCATGAAGACAAGACTAAAGCTACCGATAAAGGAGTTTCAATGAAGGAGTATTTGGCCGAGAAATTTAAGCCTGGAGAGGAGGACAAGGCGCTGTCTGAGGTGATTTCAGGTTCACTTTCAAGACAGAAGGAGAAAACAGAGGAAACAGGGGAGGAAAAGCTAATTGGGAAGGTAACGGAATCGGAGGAAGTGGAGAGGCGATTAGGTCCTATTGAAGacgcaaagaaagaagaagatggtGCTTCTGGAGAAACACAAGTTGGCGAAGGCTTTGGACAGGGTGCAGTGGATAGGCTTAAAGATGTTGTAACTACGTGGCTTGGGAAAGGTGGTGAAACACAGACGTCCACAAATG GAACAAATTCTGCTGTGGATGGAGGTGCTGTAGTTGGAAGGGGTACATGA